From Pongo pygmaeus isolate AG05252 chromosome 2, NHGRI_mPonPyg2-v2.0_pri, whole genome shotgun sequence, a single genomic window includes:
- the LRRC3B gene encoding leucine-rich repeat-containing protein 3B codes for MNLVDLWLTRSLSMCLLLQSFVLMILCFHSASMCPKGCLCSSSGGLNVTCSNANLKEIPRDLPPETVLLYLDSNQITSIPNEIFKDLHQLRVLNLSKNGIEFIDEHAFKGVAETLQTLDLSDNRIQSVHKNAFNNLKARARIANNPWHCDCTLQQVLRSMASNHETAHNVICKTSVLDEHAGRPFLNAANDADLCNLPKKTTDYAMLVTMFGWFTMVISYVVYYVRQNQEDARRHLEYLKSLPSRQKKADEPDDISTVV; via the coding sequence ATGAATCTGGTAGACCTGTGGTTAACCCGTTCCCTCTCCATGTGTCTCCTCCTACAAAGTTTTGTTCTTATGATACTGTGCTTTCATTCTGCCAGTATGTGTCCCAAGGGCTGTCTTTGTTCTTCCTCTGGGGGTTTAAATGTCACCTGTAGCAATGCAAATCTCAAGGAAATACCTAGAGATCTTCCTCCTGAAACAGTCCTACTGTATCTGGACTCCAATCAGATCACATCTATTCCCAATGAAATTTTTAAGGACCTCCATCAACTGAGAGTTCTCAACCTGTCCAAAAATGGCATTGAGTTTATCGATGAGCATGCCTTCAAAGGAGTAGCTGAAACCTTGCAGACTCTGGACTTGTCCGACAATCGGATTCAAAGTGTGCACAAAAATGCCTTCAATAACCTGAAGGCCAGGGCCAGAATTGCCAACAACCCTTGGCACTGCGACTGTACTCTACAGCAAGTTCTGAGGAGCATGGCGTCCAATCATGAGACAGCCCACAACGTAATCTGTAAAACGTCCGTGTTGGATGAACATGCTGGCAGACCATTCCTCAATGCTGCCAACGACGCTGACCTTTGTAACCTCCCTAAAAAAACTACCGATTATGCCATGCTGGTCACCATGTTTGGCTGGTTCACCATGGTGATCTCATATGTGGTATATTATGTGAGGCAAAATCAGGAGGATGCCCGGAGACACCTCGAATACTTGAAATCCCTGCCAAGCAGGCAAAAGAAAGCAGATGAACCTGATGATATTAGCACTGTGGTATAG